Proteins from a single region of Abyssalbus ytuae:
- a CDS encoding FIST signal transduction protein: MKIVQGKKIKNNNWEFDFDVSELKNPLVLIFGNRFLLEDKNIYQEIKNMFPEGHLVFGSTSGEILSNNVFEGSITLTAIEFEKSTFVIKKENILTHNKNAKQAGLSLIKQFKHEGLKHLFIISEGSCVNGSDLIEGVEAEIKDDMFAITGGLCGDDARFEKTLASYNEQPKQGEIVGIGFYGESMEITFANYGGWTPFGPVRTITKSEGNVLCEIDNTPALDIYKKYLGEKAEQLPQAALLYPLSVKAPGAERSIVRTILNIDEQKNCMILAGDVPVGSKVQLMMATVDNIANGALKAAGLAMENRKNKPELGILVSCVGRKLVMDQRVEEEIEEVQHVIGKEIPISGFYSYGEMAPFTTNKKCILHNQTMTLTLISE, from the coding sequence ATGAAAATAGTTCAGGGAAAAAAAATAAAGAATAATAACTGGGAGTTTGATTTTGATGTTTCAGAATTAAAAAATCCGCTGGTTCTTATCTTTGGTAACAGGTTTCTACTGGAAGATAAAAATATTTATCAGGAAATAAAAAATATGTTTCCGGAGGGGCATCTTGTTTTCGGGTCTACTTCCGGTGAAATTTTATCTAATAATGTTTTTGAAGGATCTATCACTTTAACTGCTATAGAATTTGAAAAAAGCACTTTTGTTATAAAAAAAGAAAATATTCTTACACATAATAAAAATGCAAAACAAGCAGGATTAAGCCTGATAAAACAGTTTAAACATGAAGGGCTTAAACACTTATTTATAATCTCTGAAGGAAGTTGTGTAAATGGGAGTGATTTAATTGAAGGAGTAGAAGCCGAAATAAAAGATGATATGTTTGCTATTACAGGAGGTTTATGTGGAGATGATGCCCGGTTTGAAAAAACCCTGGCTTCCTATAACGAACAACCCAAGCAGGGAGAAATTGTGGGAATAGGATTTTATGGAGAAAGTATGGAGATTACTTTTGCGAATTATGGAGGCTGGACACCTTTCGGACCGGTAAGGACCATAACAAAATCTGAGGGTAATGTTTTATGTGAGATCGATAATACACCCGCATTGGATATATATAAAAAGTATTTGGGAGAAAAAGCTGAACAACTTCCACAGGCAGCATTATTATATCCGTTGAGTGTAAAAGCTCCCGGTGCAGAACGATCTATAGTACGCACAATTTTAAATATTGATGAGCAAAAAAACTGTATGATACTGGCAGGAGATGTGCCTGTAGGATCAAAAGTGCAACTAATGATGGCCACTGTCGATAATATTGCGAACGGGGCATTAAAGGCGGCCGGGCTGGCAATGGAAAACAGGAAAAACAAGCCGGAATTAGGCATATTGGTGAGTTGTGTAGGCCGAAAACTGGTAATGGATCAAAGAGTGGAAGAAGAAATAGAAGAAGTTCAGCATGTCATAGGAAAAGAAATACCAATAAGTGGTTTTTACAGTTATGGAGAAATGGCTCCTTTTACCACCAATAAAAAATGTATCCTGCACAATCAAACAATGACATTAACTTTAATAAGCGAATAA